The Allocoprobacillus halotolerans nucleotide sequence AAACTAAAAACATCACAGCTATAAAAATAGGAATACCTAAAATACGATTTGTAACAATCTTATCAATTTTATCAGATATAGTTAATTTTTCTCCACCTTTTTTCACAGTAGTGGAAATAATCTTTTGAATAAATTGATAACGCTCATCTGTCACAATACTTTCCATATCATCATCATGTTTCTTTTCTAATGCTTGACGCTTTTCATCAATAACATTTTGATCAGAAATCTTTGATTGTAATTTTTCAACGACTTGACTATCATTTTCTAATAGTTTAATCGCATACCATCTTTTTTTATCTGCACTTATAGATGCAGGTAATTGATTTTCTACTTCAGTAATCGCTTTTTCTAAATCAGTTGAGAATATATCTTTTGGTAAAGATACATCTTTTTGACGAGCCACTTTCACGGCTTCCTCAATTAAAGCATCTAATCCAGTTTGTTTTAATGCTGAAGTTTCAATAATTGGACAATTCAACAACATAGATAGACGTTTAACATCAATTTTAATATTTCTCTTTTTCAATAAATCTGCCATATTTAACGCAATCACAACTGGTACACCTGTTTCAATCAATTGTGTTGTTAAATAAAGGTTTCTTTCAATATTAGTTGCATCAACCAAATCAATAATCACATCAGGGTTTTCATTTAAAATATAATCACGACTGACAACTTCTTCTAAAGTATAAGGTGAAAGAGAATAAATACCAGGTAAATCTGTAATGATAATATTTTCATCTTTACGTTTTCCTTTTAACTTCCCTTCTTTTTTCTCTACGGTTACTCCAGGCCAGTTTCCAACATATTGATTTGCCCCTGTTAAAGCATTGAACATTGTTGTTTTCCCACAGTTAGGATTTCCTGCAAGAGCAATTTTTATATTCATATCTTCATACCTCCCTATTTTACTTGTACACATTGCGCATCCATTTTTCTTACAGACAATTCATAACCTCTGACTGTAATTTCAACCGGATCACCTAAAGGAGCTACTTTTCTAATATATAAATCTGTTCCTTTTGTGATTCCCATATCCATGATGCGTCGTTTATAAGCACTATCCCCATCAATCTTTGTGACAGTGACTGTGCTTCCTACTTTTGCTTCACTTAAATTCATTTGTTATCTCTCCTTTCAATCTATGCATATATCAGCTATACCATAATATGACGTGCCATCTCTTTATTAATCGCAACACGTGAATCTTTAATATTAACAATCACATTTCCACTAATAGTTGATAAAACTGTAATTTCACTGCCAGCTACAAAACCAAGATTCTTTAAAAAACGTCTTGTTTCTTCACTACCACCAATCCTGCGAATTGTATTCACTTCTCCAATACCTACTAATGTTAATGGCATCATACTCATCCCTTCCTAAATTAGCAAAAGCTAACTCTTAATTAAAAATATAAGTTAGTTGATACTAACCACATCATTAGAATACTCCCATTTCCTATATTTGTCAATATTGCAAAGCAAAAAAGTAGCTATTTTTCTTTTTTATAAGTATAATGAAAGAATAACGATAAATTATTTTCTATTGTCAAACCTTTTACCTATTCATTGTCAAGCTGCCAATGAGAACTTTCATTTTGTAATTCAACCATATGATGATATAGTCCTTTTTCAGCATATAACTGTGCCGGTGTCCCCTGTTCCTTGACTCGTCCATTTTCCAGTACAACAATCTTATCAGCTGATTGAACTGTACGCATGCGATGTGCAATAACTAATACCGTTTTATTTTCCAAGAGTCTTGATAAAGCCTCTTGAACTCTTGTTTCATTTTCCACATCAAGACTCGCAGTAGCTTCATCCAATAAAATGATTGAAGCATCTTTCAACAAAGCTCTGGCAATGGATATACGTTGTCTTTCGCCACCAGAAAGCTTCGCTCCATTTTCACCAATAAATGTATTATATCCTTGGGATAATACATCTACAAATTCATCACAGTTAGCCGCTTTGGCAGCTGCCAGTACTTCTTCATCTGTTGCTCCTCGCTTACCAAGACGAATATTTTCCATAACAGTATCATCAAATAAAACAACATCTTGAAATACCATTGAATAGTCACTTAACAATATCTCTGGATCAACTGTGGAAATATCCACACCTCCTACCTTAATTGTACCTTTAGAAATATCCCATAATCTGGCTGCCAATCTTGCACAGGTGCTCTTCCCTGAACCTGATGGACCAACCAGCGCCGTCACTTCTCCCTCTTTGGCAGTAAAGCTAATATCATGTAAAACTTCATTTTGATCATAAGCAAATCTGACATGTTCAAATACAATATCATGTCCTTGAGGTTCAAAATTTTCTATACCGCCTGCCAAAGATGTTTCATAGATTTTATTCATGCGATTAGCTGATATTTGTGAAACAAACATTTCCGCAATCAAAGCCAGACTTTGATCGAAAGGAGCATAAATACGTGTAATAACCATCAAAAATAAGAACAAAAGCATAAAGTCAATACTTCCAGATAAAATGAGGTGAGTTCCTACAAGCATTGTTGTTGCGACACCAAGACGCATGATAACACTCGCTGCATTGACAAAAAGTCCGGTTCCAAGTTCTCCCTGAATCATGACGCGTTCATGATCATCAATTTTCTGATATAATTCTTCTAAATATCGTTCTTCTTGATTAGTAGCACGGATTTCTCTAATATTTTCTAATGTTTCCTGAATACCATCAGAAACACGAATGGCATAACTTTTTGTTCTTTTAGATGCTTGAACAGTCAATTTTCTTGATCCAAACAATAAAGCAAAAGCTACCGGAACACCCCATAGACAAGCCGCAGCAAGTCGCCAATCATATATAAATAAAAAAACTGCGATAATTGCCGTAGAAATATAAGCACCATAGAGATAGCCTAAGACATGGGACCAGACATGTTCCATACGATTGACATCGCCCATAATCGTTTCT carries:
- a CDS encoding FeoA family protein, with translation MNLSEAKVGSTVTVTKIDGDSAYKRRIMDMGITKGTDLYIRKVAPLGDPVEITVRGYELSVRKMDAQCVQVK
- a CDS encoding FeoA family protein, which codes for MMPLTLVGIGEVNTIRRIGGSEETRRFLKNLGFVAGSEITVLSTISGNVIVNIKDSRVAINKEMARHIMV
- a CDS encoding ABC transporter ATP-binding protein, producing the protein MFGEKFKRKYALTDQGIQNIKKGTFWTVVVNLVVMMGMSILYLMMSDFMAVLVDGSSLSHTMLIITLLVVFVFLSFITHLQQYKATYGLVYNEVKATRLSLAERLRKLPLGYFGKRDLADLTETIMGDVNRMEHVWSHVLGYLYGAYISTAIIAVFLFIYDWRLAAACLWGVPVAFALLFGSRKLTVQASKRTKSYAIRVSDGIQETLENIREIRATNQEERYLEELYQKIDDHERVMIQGELGTGLFVNAASVIMRLGVATTMLVGTHLILSGSIDFMLLFLFLMVITRIYAPFDQSLALIAEMFVSQISANRMNKIYETSLAGGIENFEPQGHDIVFEHVRFAYDQNEVLHDISFTAKEGEVTALVGPSGSGKSTCARLAARLWDISKGTIKVGGVDISTVDPEILLSDYSMVFQDVVLFDDTVMENIRLGKRGATDEEVLAAAKAANCDEFVDVLSQGYNTFIGENGAKLSGGERQRISIARALLKDASIILLDEATASLDVENETRVQEALSRLLENKTVLVIAHRMRTVQSADKIVVLENGRVKEQGTPAQLYAEKGLYHHMVELQNESSHWQLDNE